Proteins from a genomic interval of Mustela lutreola isolate mMusLut2 chromosome 4, mMusLut2.pri, whole genome shotgun sequence:
- the RHOU gene encoding rho-related GTP-binding protein RhoU — translation MPPQQRDPAFPGSCEAPPVPPRRERGARGGRGPGAPGGRGRAGGAEGRGVKCVLVGDGAVGKTSLVVSYTTNGYPTEYIPTAFDNFSAVVSVDGRPVRLQLCDTAGQDEFDKLRPLCYTNTDIFLLCFSVVSPSSFQNVSEKWVPEIRCHCPKAPIILVGTQSDLREDVKVLIELDKCKEKPVPEEAAKLCAEEIKAASYIECSALTQKNLKEVFDAAIVAGIQYSDTQQQPKKSKSRTPDKMKNLSKSWWKKYCCFV, via the exons ATGCCCCCGCAGCAGAGGGACCCCGCATTCCCCGGCAGCTGCGAGGCGCCGCCCGTTCCGCCGCGCCGGGAGCGCGGGGCGCGCGGGGGGCGCGGGCCCGGGGCGCCGGGGGGCCGGGGGCGCGCGGGCGGTGCCGAGGGGCGCGGCGTCAAGTGCGTGCTTGTCGGCGACGGCGCTGTGGGCAAGACCAGCCTGGTGGTGAGCTACACCACCAACGGCTACCCCACCGAGTACATCCCCACCGCCTTCGACAACTTCTCGG cTGTGGTGTCTGTGGATGGGCGGCCTGTGAGACTCCAGCTCTGCGACACGGCTGGACAG GATGAGTTCGACAAACTCAGGCCTCTTTGCTACACCAACACGGACATCTTTCTTCTGTGCTTCAGTGTGGTGAGCCCCTCCTCCTTCCAGAACGTCAGTGAGAAGTGGGTGCCAGAGATTCGATGCCACTGTCCCAAAGCCCCCATCATCCTCGTGGGGACTCAGTCGGATCTCCGAGAAGACGTCAAGGTCCTCATCGAGCTGGACAAATGCAAAGAGAAGCCAGTGCCCGAAGAGGCGGCCAAGCTGTGTGCCGAGGAAATCAAAGCTGCCTCTTACATTGAGTGTTCAGCCTTGACTCAGAAAAACCTCAAGGAGGTCTTTGATGCTGCCATCGTCGCAGGTATCCAGTACTCGGACACTCAGCAGCAGCCAAAGAAGTCCAAAAGCAGGACTCCAGACAAAATGAAAAACCTCTCCAAGTCCTGGTGGAAAAAGTACTGCTGTTTCGTATGA